From Marinobacterium sp. LSUCC0821, a single genomic window includes:
- a CDS encoding FKBP-type peptidyl-prolyl cis-trans isomerase, with translation MKKTILALALSSVIAAPIVQAAEITTDEDKLSYGLGMVLGQRLKADFDTLNYDLLKQGIQDLFEGNAPAMTEGEIAKTMMDFQAKKMEQQRAQEQAIADENQAAGEKFLADNAKKDGVVVTESGLQFESVEAGTGPSPTSEDNVKVHYRGTLTDGREFDSSYGRGEPVTFPLAGVIKGWTEGLQLMKEGGKARLVIPADLAYGPGGAGGLIGPNMTLVFEVELLKVNPED, from the coding sequence ATGAAGAAAACGATTTTGGCGCTTGCGCTATCATCAGTCATTGCAGCACCAATCGTTCAAGCGGCTGAAATAACAACTGACGAAGATAAATTGAGCTACGGTTTGGGTATGGTTCTTGGTCAGCGTCTGAAAGCGGACTTCGACACCCTAAACTACGATCTGCTAAAACAGGGTATTCAGGATCTTTTTGAAGGCAATGCGCCAGCAATGACTGAAGGTGAAATCGCTAAGACGATGATGGACTTCCAGGCTAAGAAGATGGAACAGCAGCGTGCTCAGGAGCAAGCAATTGCTGATGAGAACCAGGCAGCAGGTGAAAAATTCCTTGCTGATAACGCTAAAAAAGATGGCGTTGTGGTTACAGAGTCTGGTCTTCAGTTTGAGAGTGTAGAAGCGGGTACTGGTCCATCCCCTACCTCTGAAGACAACGTTAAAGTTCACTACCGTGGCACGCTAACGGATGGTCGTGAGTTTGATAGCTCATACGGTCGTGGTGAGCCAGTAACCTTCCCACTAGCAGGTGTCATCAAAGGTTGGACTGAAGGTCTGCAACTGATGAAAGAGGGCGGTAAAGCTCGTCTAGTGATCCCCGCTGATTTGGCTTACGGTCCTGGCGGCGCGGGTGGCCTGATTGGTCCAAACATGACCCTAGTATTTGAAGTAGAACTGCTGAAAGTTAATCCTGAAGATTAA
- the gshA gene encoding glutamate--cysteine ligase: MLQSVQENLQRLVATGNTELLKGLGHGIEKEALRADSQGAIVQTDHPVKLGSALTHGHITTDYSEALLEFITGVSTDVSESLRELTELHQFAYRNLGNETLWGASMPCKISSVDEIRIAEYGSSNIGKLKHIYRIGLESRYGKMMQTIAGIHYNFSLPEAFWPVWKGVMGSSLSDQDFASDRYFALIRNFRRYSWLLLYLFGASPAVGKEFLKGVKHQLQALDDHTFYGPWATSLRMSDLGYSNRAQEGLNVCFNHLSTYATSLKQAINTPHAPYAAMGVKVDGNYKQLNSNVLQIENEYYSDIRPKRVTYSGEKPVHALIERGVQYIEVRNTDINPLLPIGIDLVQARFMDAFLLTCLFAGEETLSPAECATVARNKSLIVNEGRKPGLMLDTPEGEVTREAFATEILDQVARVAEILDTIHKTNLYSRAVIEQRKVVADPELTPSAKIINALKESGLSYHEWTLSMSQQHQKLLESEPLNSEVEANLVAQSNASLAEQRAVEAADTIEFDEFLEAYLNG, encoded by the coding sequence GTGCTACAGTCAGTTCAAGAAAATCTGCAGCGCCTTGTTGCCACTGGCAATACGGAACTACTCAAGGGCCTTGGCCATGGAATCGAGAAAGAGGCGCTTCGCGCTGACTCTCAAGGTGCCATAGTACAGACAGATCACCCTGTAAAATTAGGCTCTGCTCTAACCCATGGTCACATTACCACTGACTACTCTGAAGCACTCCTAGAATTCATCACCGGTGTAAGCACCGATGTCTCTGAAAGCCTACGAGAACTCACCGAACTTCACCAGTTTGCCTATCGCAATCTTGGCAATGAAACCCTTTGGGGAGCTAGCATGCCATGCAAGATCTCATCAGTAGATGAGATTCGCATTGCTGAATACGGTAGTTCAAATATTGGCAAACTGAAGCACATCTACCGCATCGGTCTAGAGAGCCGTTATGGCAAGATGATGCAGACCATTGCAGGCATCCACTATAACTTCTCTCTGCCTGAAGCCTTCTGGCCAGTCTGGAAAGGGGTAATGGGCAGTTCACTTTCAGACCAAGACTTTGCATCGGATCGCTACTTTGCGCTGATTCGAAACTTCCGTCGTTACAGCTGGCTGCTTCTATACCTTTTTGGCGCATCACCCGCTGTCGGTAAAGAGTTCCTGAAGGGAGTTAAGCATCAACTTCAGGCACTAGACGACCATACCTTTTACGGCCCTTGGGCAACATCACTTCGTATGAGTGACCTCGGTTACTCAAACCGTGCGCAAGAGGGTTTGAATGTCTGCTTTAACCACCTATCGACCTACGCGACCTCGTTAAAGCAGGCGATCAATACACCGCATGCACCCTATGCAGCGATGGGAGTGAAAGTTGATGGCAACTACAAGCAGTTAAATAGCAATGTTCTGCAAATTGAGAACGAGTACTACAGTGACATTCGTCCTAAGCGTGTCACCTACTCTGGTGAAAAGCCCGTTCACGCGCTCATTGAGCGAGGCGTGCAGTATATTGAAGTACGCAATACAGACATTAACCCGCTGCTACCGATCGGAATCGATCTGGTGCAAGCACGGTTTATGGATGCCTTCCTGCTAACCTGTCTGTTTGCAGGTGAAGAGACTCTATCTCCAGCAGAGTGTGCTACCGTTGCTCGCAATAAGTCACTAATCGTTAACGAAGGCCGCAAACCCGGTTTAATGCTTGATACACCAGAGGGCGAAGTGACCCGTGAAGCCTTTGCAACTGAGATACTAGATCAGGTTGCCCGTGTTGCTGAGATACTCGATACGATCCACAAAACCAATCTCTATTCACGTGCTGTAATCGAGCAGCGTAAAGTGGTTGCGGACCCTGAACTTACGCCATCTGCGAAGATCATTAATGCACTTAAAGAGAGCGGCCTTTCCTACCATGAATGGACTCTTTCGATGAGCCAGCAGCATCAGAAACTGCTTGAGAGTGAACCGCTTAACTCTGAAGTTGAGGCTAATTTGGTAGCACAGAGCAACGCATCACTTGCAGAGCAGCGCGCTGTAGAGGCTGCAGATACAATCGAGTTTGATGAGTTCCTTGAGGCATACCTCAACGGTTAA
- a CDS encoding putative sulfate/molybdate transporter, which translates to MRKWLTEASAAFADLGTFLPLAIGLIMLGGVSPIGLLYGFGIFALVTALFYRRPIPIQPMKATAAMGIAGLIGPDVLAATGILLGITLILLGQTNTIDWIKSQIPKTVLHGMRAALAITLIVNALGMGNISLIAVALLLVLLIGLQYTPLRPVGLLLVLLVGWIFLGQSVEFVESNSLIALPALNLPSLYSYGSALELSFLPQLALTLTNALILTAVIAQEYFPDDAKPVTEKRLAFTSGIANIVLAPIGAIPMCHGAGGLSAHYAQGSRTGWSIAIFGLVCLLLAALMGPQAVAILAAIPLEVVVVLVLYAAWHLADPVQLKAIKPSKILIVISMTLIALWGGLLASLIFGVALVAISRAQRRFVSN; encoded by the coding sequence GTGCGTAAATGGTTAACAGAGGCCTCTGCCGCTTTTGCTGATTTGGGAACATTTCTCCCGTTGGCAATTGGCCTGATTATGCTCGGAGGGGTCAGCCCTATCGGCCTCCTGTATGGTTTCGGCATTTTCGCTCTTGTTACGGCACTCTTTTACCGTCGTCCGATTCCAATCCAGCCGATGAAGGCGACCGCGGCAATGGGTATAGCTGGCCTGATTGGGCCTGATGTTCTTGCTGCGACTGGTATCTTGCTAGGCATCACATTAATTCTGCTTGGGCAGACCAACACTATCGATTGGATTAAGTCGCAGATTCCTAAAACCGTACTGCATGGCATGCGTGCTGCACTTGCGATCACGTTGATTGTGAATGCCCTGGGGATGGGGAATATTTCGTTGATCGCGGTTGCGCTTCTGTTAGTGCTTTTGATTGGCTTGCAATACACACCCCTGCGTCCTGTTGGTCTGTTGTTGGTGCTATTGGTTGGTTGGATCTTCTTGGGGCAGAGTGTTGAGTTCGTTGAGTCAAATTCGCTGATAGCTCTACCTGCTTTGAACCTGCCTTCACTCTATTCCTATGGTTCAGCCCTGGAACTTTCATTTTTGCCGCAGTTGGCATTAACCCTGACGAACGCACTTATCCTGACGGCCGTTATTGCTCAAGAGTACTTTCCAGATGACGCTAAGCCCGTCACCGAAAAGCGCCTCGCATTTACGAGTGGTATAGCCAATATTGTGTTGGCACCTATTGGCGCTATACCCATGTGTCATGGTGCAGGTGGTCTGTCTGCACACTACGCACAGGGTTCTCGCACTGGTTGGTCTATTGCGATATTTGGATTGGTTTGTCTATTGCTGGCTGCCCTAATGGGTCCGCAGGCTGTTGCGATCTTAGCGGCTATCCCGCTTGAGGTGGTAGTCGTGCTGGTTCTCTATGCTGCCTGGCATCTTGCTGATCCAGTTCAACTTAAGGCGATTAAGCCCTCTAAGATCCTGATCGTTATATCAATGACCCTGATTGCACTTTGGGGTGGCCTGTTGGCTTCTTTGATATTTGGTGTTGCTCTCGTTGCTATTTCACGAGCACAACGCCGATTTGTAAGTAATTAA
- a CDS encoding ATP-binding cassette domain-containing protein codes for MIRLDSLTLQRGAQRLIDHADLNLHYGWKVALIGANGAGKSSLFKLILGELSQDTGDITTPPRHKIAHMAQEVPSTDRRAIDYVLDGDLELRELQAKLAKAEAEHSTHIGELHAQIEAIDGYRAESRAFTLLNGLGFSNTDATKPVNTFSGGWRIRLNLAKALMSRSDLLLLDEPTNHLDLDATIWLEQWLNAYPGTLILISHDRSFIDATADQVVHLYQQKLTLYKGNYSAFERMRAERLAQQQAAFDKQQERIAHIESFVRRFKAKASKAKQAQSRIKDLERMEMISAAHIDSPFSFRFDASDKISSPLLNIYNADLGYGAESKILNGVSLTLVPGQRIGLLGRNGAGKSTLVKSLVGDLALISGERATGEHLKIGYFAQHQLEALDMNASVLLHLQRIAPKASEAELRSFAGSFGFSGDDALETIGRFSGGEKARLALALIAWHKPNLLLLDEPTNHLDLEVRHALTLALQGFEGSIILVSHDRHLLANTVDQFLLVAEGKVTEFDGDLDDYHQWLASQRQNQNAPAIESESRSQSAADRREQKRLEAEKRAKLSPLRKKIEKLEKEMHSSSEKLGELETLLSDTDLYSETRKDELKSLLAKQGELKSKLEEIELEWLDAQEELETLEQSL; via the coding sequence ATGATACGACTAGATAGCCTAACCTTACAGCGTGGCGCGCAGCGCCTAATCGATCACGCCGACTTGAACCTTCACTACGGTTGGAAGGTTGCACTTATTGGTGCCAATGGTGCGGGTAAATCGAGTCTATTCAAACTGATTCTTGGTGAGTTGTCACAAGATACTGGTGACATAACAACACCCCCTCGCCACAAGATCGCACACATGGCGCAAGAGGTTCCAAGTACTGACCGCCGGGCTATCGATTATGTTTTGGATGGCGATTTAGAACTGCGTGAACTCCAAGCTAAGCTAGCCAAGGCTGAAGCTGAGCACAGCACTCATATCGGTGAGTTACATGCGCAGATCGAGGCTATAGATGGTTATCGGGCAGAGTCGAGAGCGTTTACACTTCTGAACGGGTTAGGATTCTCAAACACAGATGCGACCAAACCTGTAAACACCTTCTCGGGTGGTTGGCGAATCCGTCTCAATCTTGCCAAAGCGTTGATGAGCCGCTCAGACCTGCTACTGCTAGATGAGCCGACCAACCACTTAGATCTGGATGCCACTATCTGGCTAGAGCAATGGTTAAACGCCTATCCCGGGACCCTTATTTTAATCTCGCACGACCGTTCATTTATCGACGCAACTGCTGACCAGGTAGTTCATCTATATCAGCAAAAACTGACACTCTATAAGGGCAATTACAGCGCCTTTGAACGTATGCGTGCTGAACGCCTAGCACAACAGCAAGCGGCATTTGATAAGCAACAAGAACGTATTGCCCACATCGAGAGCTTCGTAAGACGTTTTAAAGCGAAAGCGAGTAAAGCTAAGCAGGCCCAAAGCCGAATCAAAGACCTAGAGCGCATGGAGATGATCTCTGCTGCGCACATCGATTCACCCTTTAGCTTCCGCTTTGATGCGTCTGATAAAATCTCATCGCCCCTGCTCAATATCTACAATGCGGATCTTGGCTACGGCGCAGAGAGTAAGATTCTAAATGGAGTTTCACTGACTCTAGTGCCAGGTCAGCGCATTGGCCTTTTAGGCCGCAACGGTGCCGGCAAATCGACACTGGTGAAAAGCTTAGTGGGCGACCTTGCTCTAATATCAGGTGAGCGGGCCACTGGTGAACATTTAAAGATTGGTTACTTTGCTCAGCACCAACTCGAAGCACTCGATATGAATGCCTCTGTGCTACTTCATCTGCAACGTATAGCACCTAAAGCGAGCGAAGCTGAGTTACGCTCCTTTGCAGGTTCCTTTGGCTTTAGCGGGGACGATGCTTTAGAAACGATTGGCCGCTTTTCCGGTGGTGAGAAGGCACGCCTTGCACTTGCGCTAATAGCTTGGCACAAACCCAACCTACTCCTTCTCGATGAGCCGACCAACCATCTGGACTTAGAGGTTCGTCACGCCCTGACTCTGGCGCTGCAAGGGTTCGAAGGCTCGATCATTCTGGTATCGCACGACCGTCACCTTCTTGCCAACACCGTAGACCAGTTCCTACTCGTTGCTGAAGGGAAAGTGACAGAGTTCGATGGTGACCTGGATGACTACCACCAGTGGCTCGCAAGCCAACGCCAAAACCAAAACGCGCCAGCGATCGAATCTGAAAGCAGATCTCAATCAGCTGCAGATCGTAGAGAGCAGAAGCGCTTAGAGGCGGAGAAACGAGCTAAACTCAGCCCGCTGCGCAAAAAAATTGAGAAGCTCGAAAAAGAGATGCATAGCAGCAGCGAAAAACTCGGTGAACTAGAAACCCTTCTTTCCGATACCGACCTCTACTCTGAAACACGTAAAGATGAACTTAAGTCTCTGCTTGCCAAGCAAGGTGAGTTGAAATCCAAGCTGGAAGAGATTGAACTCGAATGGCTGGATGCTCAAGAGGAGCTTGAGACCTTAGAGCAGTCACTTTAA
- a CDS encoding DUF2390 domain-containing protein yields MEGYQLLPSGLDLKSPLWDFALVVYAELSKPMLALQSRGARVNQMLAAIWAAKHGIRWPGSIPDEIEQWHQQILPIRMQRMALKPQLEEYPDLESLYTHFKGVELNMERLELAMLYQWLKACQTNPQADLLEPNLRAVLVGVDDYESELSEMLTLYKANF; encoded by the coding sequence ATGGAAGGATATCAATTGTTACCCTCAGGTTTGGATTTAAAGAGCCCGTTATGGGACTTTGCTTTGGTCGTCTATGCTGAGCTTTCAAAGCCTATGCTTGCATTGCAGAGCAGAGGGGCCCGTGTGAATCAAATGCTCGCAGCAATTTGGGCTGCAAAGCATGGAATTCGTTGGCCGGGATCTATTCCAGATGAGATCGAGCAGTGGCATCAACAGATTCTGCCAATCAGAATGCAGCGCATGGCCCTTAAGCCGCAGCTGGAAGAGTATCCAGATTTAGAGTCGCTCTATACGCATTTTAAGGGGGTTGAGCTCAATATGGAGCGGCTAGAGCTCGCAATGTTGTATCAGTGGTTAAAGGCTTGCCAAACAAACCCTCAAGCAGATTTGCTAGAGCCTAACCTACGTGCAGTTCTGGTAGGTGTAGATGACTACGAGAGTGAGTTATCAGAAATGCTGACCCTCTATAAGGCGAATTTTTAA